Below is a genomic region from Kribbella qitaiheensis.
GCACCGGCGCGTCCACGCCATGCGCACGCAATGCCAGGCAGACGTCGCGGCCGTCGGCGTCGGGTAAGCCGATGTCGAGGATCACGACCTGGGGGAGCGGGTCGAGCTGAGCGAGCAACTCGGAGCCTTTCGCGGTGGCAACAACTGAGTGTCCGTCACCTTCCAGGGCTCGCTGCAGCAATCCGCGCAGTGCGCGGTCGTCCTCACAGACTGCAACCCTGGCCATAGCGAGAACCGTACTGGTCAGCAGTCCTGGTCAGGCTTTCCGGGCGTCGGTCGATGGGAGGAGCAGGCTGAAGACCGTCGGTTCGGTGTTGGTGAGGTTGAGGCGGCCGCCGTGCGATTCGGCCAGGTCGCGGGCCAGGGCCGAGGCCGACGCCGGATCCTGCTTGCCCGCTGACGCCGCGACGGAACAGGTCGGTCCCGTCGCCTGCGATCGTTCCCTCGTCGGAGACTTCGATGGACACCGCACCGAGCACGTCCCGGGCTGCGACCAGGACTGTGCCGTGGCCGTGGGTCCTGGCGTTGTCGATGAGGACGTCGAGGATCTGCTGGCAGGCGTTGAGCGGGACGCCGACCGAGGCCATGTAGGCATCGTGAATCAGGAAGTCGACTCGGCGGCCGTCGCGGGCGAGCGAACCATGCCAGCGTTGGCGCGAACTGTCGACGAGGTCGTCAACAGTGCCGAACTGCTCGGACGCAGGTGCCTGGGTGGTCAATCGGGACAAGGCCAGTACCTGCTCGATGGTGAGCTGTAGCTCTTCAGTTCGGTGCAAGGCCTCCTCGAGCGACTGACGGGCATCGGCATGGCGATCCTGGAGTGCTGTCTCCAAGCCGAGGCGTAGTCCCGCCAGTGGGGTTCGCAGTTGGTGCGAAGCGTCCGTGCCGAAGTGGCGTGCGTGGTCGAGCACTGTGGACAACCGGGTCACCATCGCGTTCTGGGCAGCCGAAGCCGCATCGATCTCGGGGATGCCGCTGGCGGCCGCGCGGGCGGTGAGATCGCCCCCGGCGACTGAGCGGGCCACGTCGGCCAGCGACTCGAGCGGCCTGGTCAATCGCCTCGCCTGTCGAACCCCGACGGCCAGGCCGACAAGCAGGGCGACCATGGCCAAGGCCGCGACCCCTAGCCAGGCGAGAAGGACGCGGGTCCAGATGGCGCTGACCGGAGATGCCGAACGCACCACGCCGATGACCTGCTCCGCGGCGACGACCGGTACTGCGATCACGAGGTCACCACCGGTGCGCCCCTGGCTCACCTTGCCACTCAGGGCTGAGCGAGTGATGTCGTCGATCGCCGTTGGGCCGGCACCGGCACGGAGTTGCCTGTCGGTGTCGTAGACAGCCAGCTGTCCGTCGGTCGGCGAGGCGGGGAGCTCCACGGGGTCGCCCGCGGTGAAGTCCGGCCCGACCTGGATCGCCGCGGCCAGAGCCGCGCGTTCGAGCTCGGTCGCCTCGTCGCTGAAGAAGGAGATCCGGATCCCGATCGCGAACGGGACGGCGAGCAGCAGCAGGGAAACGATCACAGCGGTCAGCGCCACTCTGCTGACCCGCTGTCTCATCTGGCCATCATCGCGCCTCGCGGCCGACTTCGGTCAGAACTTTTGCCGTCCTCTAACCATGACGTGGGCAACCGCTAACCCGGAACTTTCTAGCGTCGAAGGCATCCGACGTCCGTGACCAGGAGAGTGTCCATGAAGCTATGGCGTCAATTCGCGCTACCCCTCACTGTGGTGGCTCTGACCGCCGCGGGCTGCAGCGGTGGTGGCGGGTCGGGGGGCTCGGCCCCCTCGAGCACGGCCACCACGCCGAGCAGTCTGCCTAGTACTACGTCGACCCCGTCGGCCGGCCCCGAGAAGCCGTCCGTGACGCCGCCAGGCCCCGCAGCCACCGAGTCGAATCCGCCAGGTGACATTCCGGACAATCAGGCTTTCGTGACCTTCCGACCCGCGACCGGTGGGTTCTCGGTCAAGGTTCCGGAAGGCTGGGCCCGCAGTATTGCGGGCCCTGCCACCGCCTTCACCGACAAGCTGAACCGGATCCAGGTGCAAGCCACCGCCACGTCGGCCCCGCTGACCGCTCAGACCGTACCGAGCCGGTTGGTGCCGCAATTGCAGCGGCAAGTACCCCGGTTCGCGATGGGCAAGGTGAGCGAGGTCTCCCGCGCCGCCGGCCAAGCCGTCCTCGTGACCTACCAAGGCGATTCCAGCCAGGACCCTGTCACCGGCAAGGTCGTGCGGGACGCGTTCGAGCTCTACCTGTTCCACCAAGGCAATCGGGAACTCGCGCTGACCCTGTCCGGACCGACGAACGCCGACAACGTGGATCCCTGGAAGATCGTGTCCGACTCGGTGAGGTGGCAGTGATCTCCACCGAAGTGTTGCGGTGCGACGACCTTTACCGCTTCTTCCGTGCCGGTGACGAAGAGACGCTCGCACTGCGGGGAGTGAGCCTTCGGGTCGGCCGGGGCGAGACGGTTGCGGTGGCCGGCCCGTCCGGTTCGGGGAAGTCCACCTTGCTGAGCTGTCTGGCCGGATTGGATGAGCCGGCCGGGGGAGCGGTCACGATCGGCGGCGAGCAGATCAGCCACCGGCCCGAGAGCCGGCGGGCCCGGATCCGTAGCCGGCGGCTCGGCATCCTCCTCCAGTCGGGCAATCTGCTGGCTCACCTGAATGTTCGTGACAACATCCGGCTGGCTCAGGCTGCGGCCGGCCGCCCCTCCGAGCAAGCACCGGAGGAACTGCTTGACCAAGTCGGTCTGTCGGGCCGCGCTCGGGCGGTGGCGACGGAGCTGTCCGGCGGCGAGCTGGCCCGAGCTGGACTGGCGGTTGCTCTGAGCAACAAACCCGACGTGTTGCTGGCAGACGAACCGACCGGTGAACTCGACGGCGCGACCGAGCAGATCGTCCTGGACCTGATCCGCACCCGGGCGGAATTCGGCCAAGGGGTCCTGGTCGTCACCCACAGCGCGGTCGTGATGCGGATCGCCGATCGGGTGATCCGGTTGCAGGACGGAAGGATCGTGGGATGAGTCTGGTGCGGTGCGTCGACGTGGCCCGGACCTTCGGGCAAGGAGATCGGGCCGTCGTCGCGGTCCATGGCTGCAGTTGCGAGGTCGCTGCGAGCGCACGGATCGCCATCACGGGTTCGTCGGGGTCGGGGAAGTCGACGCTGTTGCATCTGCTCGCCGGTCTCGAGGTACCGACGAGCGGGACTGTGAGCTGGCCCGAATTCGGTACGAGCCTGGCGGAGCGGGGACGCGACATCGCCGTGGTGTTCCAGGGGCCAAGCCTGTTGCCTGCGCTCGACGTACTCGAGAACGCCATGATGGCTGCGGTGTTGACCGGCATCGACGAAGCGGAGGCCGTCGTACGGGGTCTGGCGGCGTTGCAGGCTGTCGGCATATCGGACCTGTCGAATCAGTTGCCTGAGACGTTGTCGGGAGGACAGGCCCAGCGGGTGGCGGTAGCCAGAGCGCTCACCTCACGGCCAAGGTTGCTGTTGGCGGATGAGCCGACCGGCCAGTTGGACGGGGTGACCGGCCGGCACGTGATGGATGTGCTGCTCGCAGCCGCTGATGAGCTCGGCGCGGCTCTGGTCGTCAGCACACACGATCCTGCGATCGCTGCTCGGCTGGCCGAGCAGTGGGAGATGCGCGACGGCCGGCTATTCGTTCCTGTCCGTGGGGGTGCCGCGTGATCGCGCTGTGGATGCGGGGCCTGATCCGGTATCGGGGCGGCCGCCTACTCGCCACGGCCGTCGGAGTCTCCTTGTCGGTCGCCTTGATCGCTGCGCTAGGTGCGTTCCTGACTGCCTCGAAGGCGACGATGACGACACGTGCCGCGTCCTCGGTCGCGATCGACTGGCAGGTCGAGGTCCAATCCGGCGGTGACCCGGCGTCGGTTCTCGCTGCGACTCGTGCCGCGCCCGGCGTGGGTGCAGCAGAGGAGGTCGCCTTCGGCCGTAGTACTGGATTCGAGGCGACCACCGGGGGCTCTACCCAGACCACGGGGCCAGGTGTCGTCCTCGGGTTGCCGGCCGGATATCGAGCCGGCTTTCCAGGCGAGATCCGGACCCTGACGGGCGGGTCCGACGGGGTACTGCTGGCCCAGCAGACGGCGGCCAATCTGCACGCGGCACCTGGCGACTCGATCTCCATCGGCCGGCCGGGGCTGACGCCTGTCACCGTCAAGGTGGACGGCGTCATCGATCTGCCGCAAGCGGATTCCCTGTTCCAGAAGGTCGGGGCACCCCCGCAGTCCCAGCCGTCGGCCCCGCCCGACAACGTGCTCCTGCTGCCAAGGCAGCAATTCGACCAGCTACTAGGCCCGGTGACGGCCAACGATCCGGAGGCGGTGAAGACCCAGATCCACGTACGGCGTACTGCGGTGCTGCCACCGGACCCGGCGAGTGCCTACACGGCGGTCGTCGGCGCGGCGCACAACCTCGAAGCAGCACTCGCAGGGGCTGGACTGGTCGGTGACAATCTCGGTGCTGCCTTGGATGCGGCGCGGGGCGACGCGTCGTACGCGCAGATCTTGTTCCTGTTCCTCGGCGTGCCTGGAGCAGTACTGGCGGCACTACTGACTGCCGCTCTCGCAGGCTCGGGAGCGATCCGGCGGCGCCGGGAGCAAGCTCTGCTGAGAGTGCGAGGGTTGGCAGCAGGGCAGGTCACGCGCCTGGCGGCACTGGAGGCGGGCCTCGTCGGAGTCGGCGGCGGCGTGCTCGGCCTGGTGATCGCCGCGGTGGTTGGTCGGGTGGCTTTCGGGACCGCGTCGTTCGGGGCCAACGGTGGGGCCGCGCTGCTGTGGTTCGCGATCGCGTTCGTCGTGGGGTTGTTGGTCGCCGCCGCGACGGTGTTGATCCCAGCAGTGCGCGATCTGTCGATGACCACGATCAATCAAGCCAGGCAGCAGATCGGGCGGCTGCGGTCGCCGCAGTGGATGCGATTCGGACTGGACTTCATCCTGCTGGTCGTCTCGCTGCTGGTGTTCCGGGCCTCGAGTAACAACAACTACTCACTCGTACTCGCGCCCGAAGGCGTGCCGACCATCTCGGTCTCGTACTGGGCGTTCTTCGGGCCCGCTCTGCTCTGGGTGGGCGGGGCGCTTCTACTTTGGCGACTTACCTCCGTTGCGTTGTCCCGCGGCCGCGGAGCACTCACCAGCCTGGTTCGTCCCCTGACCGGCACGCTGGCGACGACGACCGCGGCGAGCATGTCCCGGCAACGCCGCCCGCTGATCAGGTCGGTGGTGCTACTCGCGCTCGCCGTGTCGTTCGCGGTCTCCACGGCCACCTTCAACGCGACGTACAAGCAGCAGGCCGAGGCCGACGCGCTGCTGACCAACGGTGCGGATGTCACAGTCACCGAGTCGCCAGGAGTGGTCGTCGGGCCGGAGGCAGGAGATCGACTTGCCGCGACCCCCGGAGTACGGAAGGTGGAGCCGATCCAGCATCGGTTCGCCTATGTCGGTTCGGACCTGCAGGACCTGTACGGCGTACGGCCGGCGTCGATCGCCGCTGCGACCGCACTGCAGGACGCGTACTTCGTCGGCGGCACAACCCAGCAGTTGATGGGCACCTTGGCCAAGCAGCCGGACGCGATCCTGGTCAGCGACGAGACGGTGAAGGACTTCCAGCTCGCGCCGGGCGACCTGCTCCGGCTCCGCCTGCAGGACAGCCGTACCAAAGCGTTCAGGGAGGTGGCGTTCCACTACGCAGGGGTGGTGAAGGAGTTCCCCACGGCTCCGCATGACAGCTTCTTCGTGGCGAATGCTGACTATGTCGCCAAAGCCACTGGCAGTAACGCTGTCGGGGCATTCCTGTTAGACACCGGCGGAGGCGGGCAGCAGGCGGTCGCAGCGGCAGTCCGGCATCAACTGGGAGCATCGGCCAAGGTCACCGACCTGACCCAGAGCCGGTCGCAGATCGGTTCCAGCCTGACCTCGGTCGACCTCGCCGGGCTGACCAGATTCGAGCTAGCCTTCGCTGTGCTGATCGCGGCGGGTGCCGGTGGGCTGGTGCTGGCTCTCGGGCTGGCCGAGCGGCGACGGGCATTCGCGATCGCGGCCGTACTGGGCGCCGGCCGGCGTCAACTCCGTGGCTTGGTTCTGAGCGAGGCGATCGTCGTCACCATCGGCGGATTGGCAGGAGGTGCTCTGCTCGCCTGGGCGCTCACCCGGATGCTGGTGAAGGTTCTCACCGGTGTCTTCGACCCGCCTCCTTCGGTGATCGCCGTACCGTGGCCTTATCTGAGCGTCACTGTGGCGGTTGCTGTGGCAGCGATCCTGGCCGGAGCGCTGCTGAGCGCCGTAGGCTCGACCAGGCCGCCGGTGGAGGAGCTGCGGGAACTCTGACTCAGGGGTTTCTCAGCGCCGCGGGACTAGTTTCAGCAAGGTGAGAGCCAGGACGGATCTGGGCGTGGCCGTCGTCATCGAGGACGACGAGACGATCGGCCGATTGCTCGATCGTGCCCTCCGAGGCAACGGCTACCGATCCTCCTGGTTTCGCACCGGCCACTCCGGTCTGGCCGGGGCACGCAGCGAGCACGCCGAGATCGTCCTGCTGGACCTCGGCCTGCCCGACGTGGACGGTGTCGAGCTCGCCAGGCGATTGCGCTCGGAGCTCCCTGATCTCCTGCTCATCATGCTGACCGCACGGGGTGACGAGATCGACATCGTCTCCGGACTCGACGCCGGCGCCGACGACTATCTGGTGAAGCCGTTCAGCCTCACCGTGTTGCTTGCCCGACTGCGGGCACATCTACGCCGGCGACCGAGCCTGGAGGCTGGTCTGCCGGTGACGATCGCCGACCTGACCCTGGACCCTGCGGCTCGCCGGTGCAGCGTCGCGGGCAGTGAGGTTTCGCTGCGGCCGAAGGAGTACGAGCTGCTCGAGATCCTCGTACTGAGTTCGGGCTCGGCGTTGTCCCGTGAGGATCTGATGGCCCGGGTCTGGGACGAGAACTGGTTCGGATCGACCAAGACGCTGGACGTCACCATCGCGTCCCTGCGCCGACGTTTACAAGTCGCCGGTGACCGTCACGGCCCGGCCCGCTTGCCGACTCTGTCGACGCTACGCGGCCATGGCTACCGGCTGGACCCCCCGGACGACCGCGAGCAGTGAGTGGTACCACGGTACGACGGGGCTTCGGGAAATCAGTCGCTGGTACCACGGGTAGGCGGCCGCGTCCTCATAGCGTGGATCACGAGGCAGCCGGGGGATCCGGTCGCCCGTAGGCGGAGGAACGGCGCGATGATCGAGGCACAGCAATTGACCAAGCGGTACGGCGAGACGACGGCGGTGGATCGGCTCGACTTCACCGTCAAGCCAGGAACCGTGACCGGATTCCTCGGTCCCAACGGAGCCGGCAAGTCGACGACGATGAGGATGATCATCGGGCTGGACAGTCCGAGCGCCGGGACGGTCACCGTCAACGGGCGCCGCTATCGCGAACACACCGCGCCGTTGCAGGAAGTCGGCGCGCTGCTTGAGGCGAAGACCATCCACCCCGGTCGCTCGGCGTTCGACCATCTGATGGCGCAGGCCTACACACACGGCATTCCGCGTCGTCGGGTGGACGAGGTGATCGAGATGACCGGCATCCAGTCCGTGGCCAGGAAGCGCGCCGGTGCCTTCTCACTCGGCATGGGCCAACGGCTCGGGATCGCGGCAGCGCTGCTCGGCGACCCCGCCACCGTGATGCTGGACGAGCCAGTCAACGGACTGGATCCCGAAGGCGTGTTGTGGATCCGGAACCTTCTCATCGGCCTGGCCGCTGAAGGCCGCACGGTGTTCGTGTCGTCGCACCTGATGACCGAGATGGCGCTGGTAGCTGACCACCTGATCGTCGTTGGCCGTGGCCGGCTGCTGGCCGACACCACGGTCGAAGAGCTGGTCCGCCAGACCGACGGCAGCGCGGTGACCGTTGCGACCGCCGACCCGGCCCGGCTGCGGGAGATCCTGGTTGGTCCTGGCATAGAGATCACCGGGCAGACAGGTTCTGAGGAACTGCAGGTGACCGGCCTGACGACACGAGCGATCGGGCTCAAGGCCGCGGAGGCAGGCATCGCGTTGTTCGAGTTGACCGCGAAGAGGGTCTCGCTGGAGGAGGCCTTCATGGAGCTCACGAAGGATTCGGTCGAATACCACGGCACCACCGAGATCACCAGGAGCGCGGCATGAGCGTCACTACTTCTGTCCGTCCGCCTTCAGAAGGTGGCGTGGCTGCAACGCGACCGCGGTACCGGGTGACCGGCCGGCGGATCTTGCGCAGCGAGTGGTCGAAGCTGTGGTCGCTTCGCTCGACCTGGATCACGTTGACGCTGGCGCTGTTGTTCGTGGTGGCTTTCGGGATCATCGCAGCGGCGCGGTACAAGAGTAGCGTCACGTCTGGACGCCAGTTGGATCCCGACTTCGCCGACGCGACCGCACTCAGCCTGTCGCTGTTCGGCGTACCGATCGCCCAACTGGCACTGGGTGTGTTGGGAGTGCTGGTCACTGCCGGCGAATACTCCACCGGCACCATTCGGTCCACCTTGGCGGCCGTTCCCCGACGGCTTCCTGTGCTCTGGTCGAAGTCGTTCGTGTTCGGGTTGGTCGCACTGGTCCTCAGTCTGGTCGGTGTGGTCGTCACCTTCCTGATCGGCAGCAACATCGTCTCCGGCACCCAAGCCGCGTTGACCTTCTCGAGTACCGGCGTACTACGCGGTCTCCTGGGCGCGGCCCTCTATCTGGGGCTGGTCGGGGTGATCGGTGCGGCCTTGGGAGTTCTGCTGCGATCGGTGGCCGGTGGTATTTCGATTCTGGTGGCGGGCCTGATGCTGATTCCCGGCCTGATCTCACTGCTTCCGAAGGCATGGCACCAAGCCGTTGAGCCCTACCTGCCGAGCGTCGCCGGGCAGTCGATGTTCGACCTGCATCACCAGGCGCACACGCCGACGCCGGCGGTCGGCCTGCTGGTTTTCGTCGCCTGGACCGCCCTTGCGCTGGCCGGAGCAGCTTGGCGTCTTGCCAGCAAGGACGCCTGACGATTTCCGCCCGTGGAACACAATGGAGAGGTGACAGCTGTGAGCGCCAACGCGACGCCCGCTGCGGGACCCTCTGCGGGTGTGCCGCCGGCCGCTGAGCTGGATCCACTCTGGAGACATCCGCTGATACTTCGGATGAGCGGCATCGGGCAGCGACTGCGGGAGGCTGATGCCCGACATCCGTTGGTGCTGGACACCGCCATCGTGGCGGTTGCGTTCGTGCTGTTCTGCCTGCCTGACCTGGTCGGCGGCGACGGCGGTCCGAGGGAGCTCGATCACGCCTTCGCGCCGTTGCCGCCGGCCGGGATGCTGGTTCTGCAGGCTGGACTGATCTTGCCGCTGCTCTGGCGGCGGCGGGCGCCATTTGTTGCTTTCGCCGTGATCGCGCTGGTGGTGTTGATCCAGTGGTCGCAAAGCGCGTGGCTACGTGCAGATATCGCCCTGCTCATCGCCCTGTACAGCTTGACGTTGCATGGCCAGCTGCGCAGCATGTTTGTTGCCGCCGGCATCGTCGTGCTCGTTCTGGTGGTGGTGGCGGTCCGGCTGTCGGCTGTGGTCTCGGCAGGGGAAGGCGTGTTCTTCCTGGTCTGTGCTGTTACCGCGGCCACCGCACTCGGCCTGGTGGTGCGCATTCGGCGTTCTCAGCTCGCCGGGCTTCGAGAGCGAGCGGCTCGGCTTGAGATCGAGCGCGACCAGCGCGCCAAGCTGGCCGCCGCCGGCGAGCGCACCCGGGTGGCTCGCGAAATGCACGACATCGTCGGCCACAACCTGTCAGTCATGATCACGCTTGCCGACGGCGGTGCCTATGCCGCTGGGGCTACTCCCGAGCGTGCGACCGAAGCACTCGGGCTGATCGGCGACACGGGGCGTCAGGCGATGGGGGAGTTGCGCCGGATGCTCGGAGCACTGCGTGAGCACAACGATGCACCGGAGCTGAGTCCGCAACCGAACATCGCCGACATCGACAACCTGTGCCGCCGCACCCGGGCGGCCGGACCGTCGATCGTCTATCGCACGACCGGCGACGTGGACGCGATGGACCGGGGCATCCAGCTCACGGCGTACCGGATCGTGCAGGAAGCGCTGACGAACACCTTGAAACACGCCGGTCCGCAGACGCAGGCCGAGGTGTGGGTCAACGTCGCGGAGAGCCGGCTACAGATCCGTGTGCAGGACTCCGGCCCGCCAGGCGGTCCGGCGGAACCGTCGGCCGGCGAGGGTCACGGACTGGTCGGTATGAAAGAACGTGCGGCCATGTACGGCGGGTCTGTGCTTGCGGGGCCGTTGCCCGGCGGGGGCGGGGGCTGGACCCTGGAAGCGGAGCTCGATCTAGATCCATCCACCAACCCACTCGAAGGTGACCGATGATCACGGTGCTCATCGTCGATGACCAACCTCTGCAGCGTTTCGGCTTCCGGATGCTGCTGGAGTCTGTTCCCGACACACTGGTCGCGGGTGAGGCCGCGACTGGCTCCGAGGCCGTACGCCAGGCAGCCGACCTTCGTCCCGACGTGGTGCTGATGGACGTCCGGATGCCCGGAATGGACGGCATCGAGGCGACCCGTCGCATCGTGGCCAACGGTGGCCGCTCGCGGGTGCTCGTGCTGACGACCTTCGATCTCGACGAGTACGCCCACGCCGCGCTGCGAGTGGGAGCCAGCGGCTTCCTCCTCAAGGATGCCCGGCCCGAAGAGCTGCTCGCGGGCATCCGCGCGGTCGCGGCGGGGGACGCGATCATCGCGCCGGCCCTCACCCGGCGTCTGCTGGATGCCTACGTTCACCATCTTCCCGGCCGCACTCGCGATCCGCAGGTCAGCCCGGAGTTGCGCAGCCTGACCGACCGCGAACGCGAGATCCTGGTCGCTGTCGGCCGCGGTTGGACCAATGCCGAGATCGCGGAGCGCCTGACATTGTCGGAATCCACCGTCAAGACCCACGTCGGCCGCGTGCTGGCCAAGATCGGCGCCCGAGACCGGATCCAGGCCGTCATCCTTGCTTACGACCTCGAACTCACCCGCCCCAACACCAGCAGCGCCCTCGATCGCTGAGGCCGTCCCGCCCGCCGCCACCGCAGGGGATAGCGGTAACGGCGGGCTCGGGACGCCTGTCAGCCGCGTTGCCGGCGGTTCAGTCAGCAGCGCTGCTGTGGGGTTCCATCCAGGCTGTCCCTTATTTTCAGTCTGGCGGTCGCTTGCTGAGCAGACGCTGTGAGCCCGCGCGACTGGTTGAAGAGCTTCTCGCCCCCGCGGGTGCCGCGGGTGACGCCGCCGGGCAGGCGAAGGCCGATCAAGTCCTCTCCTCGAGCCGCCGTACTGTCTGATGCGCCTACTGGCTCGGCCGGAAGCGGGTCAACCCAGTTGGCGGGCGAGTGGTCCGCCGGACAGTGACCTGCGGGCCGCCCTCTTGGCGGCCGGAGAGGAGTCCAGGCGCGTCTCGCCCACCGGGTCGAAGTTGGTTTCGTTCCAGTAGACAAGTGCTCTGATCTGCGGACGTCTCAGCAGACCGGTCCGGATCCCGGCCAGCAGGCTCGCTTTCGACGGCGTGTTCTTCACCTGTTCGTCGATGCCACACTCGCCGAGCATGAGCGGCTTGGACGGGTGGGCCGCAAGAGCCCAGCTGTAGAAGCCGGGCCAGCGGGGAAGCGCCGGGTCGCGACGGTCGACCGCTGAGGCCAGATCAGTCCAGTAATGCGGCGGATCGCCGAAGATGTAGGGGTCCTCGGCGATCCAGTCGACCACGTCGTCGCCGGGGTACAGAGTCTCGAACCAGGGCATGGATCCCCACTTCGCGGAGCCCGTGTAATTCATCACGAACACCGCGTTGGTCACGCCGTCGTGCCGAAGCCGGAGGACTACATGGCGGTACATTCCCTTGTAGTCCGTCGCATTCATCCCTGATCCCGGTGCCGGGTCGACCTCGTCCTCGGGTTCGTGGTGGATGGCGAGGTAGAACTTCTCGGGAAAGTTCTTCTTCAGATAGGCCGCTTCGACATCGATCGCGGCGTCCACAGTCTTGTCGCCCGCGGCGACCTGGGCCCAGGTCCTGTCCATCTCAGGTTTCCAGTTGAGCAGTAGCAGCCGCTTCCTGCCAGGCTCTCGGGCCCGCTGGATCATCTCGGCGTCCGGGAAGAGGTCGGGACTGGAGTTGTAGTAGTGGGCGATGTCCACCGTCCGGCCGATGGTCTTCTCGAAGGAGGTCAAGGCGTCGTCCCAGGATTCGTCACCGAGTGGGTTCGTGGCCGCTCCGAAAAGGACGCCGCACGACGGAACCAGCAAGTCCGACACAAGGCAGGCGCCGGGCGTACTGGACTCACTCGGGTTGGCAGGCACCACCGGCTTGGTCTGATCGGACCCACGGTTGTTGATCGCGGTCACGGCGAGAATCACGGCCACGACTGTCGCGAGCACCGCAGCCGCCACTACTGGCCGCCATTTCCCCCCGGTGCTCCCCGGATGACTTGTCCCCATCTGCTCAGTGTGCGCCTGTTTTGCTGAGTGGTTGCTGAGAACGATTCGTCGATTCCGAAGGTGTTCGGTGATCGTTGGATCGGCTGGCACTATGAGTGAAAGCGACCTACTGGAGGTGCGCGGATGACCGTTACCGGACGGATTGTCACGGCGATGCGGCGGTCCGGCGTTCGCGGACGGTCAACGGCTGCCGCGGTGGTGGTGGTTGCCGTCGCCCTCGCTGTCGGCGCGGCGGTGCTGCTTCTGCTCCTCCAGCGCGCGTTGATCGCCAATGTCGCCGACCAGGCCACGTCGCGCGCCTTCGATGTAGCCAACCAGGTCGCCGAGGAGGGGGAGAGCGGTCTGGATCGGGAGTTGGTCGAGAACACCCGCCCGAGCCACCTGATCCAGGTGATCAACCAGCAGGGCAAGGTCGTGGCCAGTTCGTCGCCGCGGGCCGCCGACACTCCGTTGAGCACTCTGCGACCGGAGCTCGATCAGTCGGTGCGCGACGAGGTCGGCCGAATGCCATTGGTGGACGACGACAACCCCTACCTGATTGTTGCCAGGGGCACCGAGTCGGGGAATGTGCGCTACACGATCGTGGTTGCCTCGTCGATCGAGACCCAGCGAGACACGGTCGCCACCGTCGCTTCGTACCTCCTGGTGGGGTATCCGCTGCTGATCCTGCTGGTTGGCGGGGCGACCTGGGTGCTCGTCGGCCGGGCGTTGCGGCCGGTCGAGAGGATCCGGTCCCGGGTGCACGGCATCGGGATCGAGCAGCTTGCCGACCGGGTGCCGGTGCCACCCACAGAGGACGAGATCGCCCGGCTGGCCGTCACGATGAACGAGATGCTGGACCGGCTTCAATCGGGACAAGAGACTCAGCGCCGCTTCGTCGCTGACGCGAGCCACGAGCTGCGGTCGCCGATCGCCAGCTTGATGGCCGCGCTCGAGGTCCTTGGTGCCGACAGGACGGGCGAGGCCGCACCCGAGCTGCATGCGGTCATGCAGGCAGA
It encodes:
- a CDS encoding histidine kinase dimerization/phospho-acceptor domain-containing protein, translating into MRQRVSRVALTAVIVSLLLLAVPFAIGIRISFFSDEATELERAALAAAIQVGPDFTAGDPVELPASPTDGQLAVYDTDRQLRAGAGPTAIDDITRSALSGKVSQGRTGGDLVIAVPVVAAEQVIGVVRSASPVSAIWTRVLLAWLGVAALAMVALLVGLAVGVRQARRLTRPLESLADVARSVAGGDLTARAAASGIPEIDAASAAQNAMVTRLSTVLDHARHFGTDASHQLRTPLAGLRLGLETALQDRHADARQSLEEALHRTEELQLTIEQVLALSRLTTQAPASEQFGTVDDLVDSSRQRWHGSLARDGRRVDFLIHDAYMASVGVPLNACQQILDVLIDNARTHGHGTVLVAARDVLGAVSIEVSDEGTIAGDGTDLFRRGVSGQAGSGVGLGPGPRPGRIARRPPQPHQHRTDGLQPAPPIDRRPESLTRTADQYGSRYGQGCSL
- a CDS encoding FtsX-like permease family protein; translated protein: MIALWMRGLIRYRGGRLLATAVGVSLSVALIAALGAFLTASKATMTTRAASSVAIDWQVEVQSGGDPASVLAATRAAPGVGAAEEVAFGRSTGFEATTGGSTQTTGPGVVLGLPAGYRAGFPGEIRTLTGGSDGVLLAQQTAANLHAAPGDSISIGRPGLTPVTVKVDGVIDLPQADSLFQKVGAPPQSQPSAPPDNVLLLPRQQFDQLLGPVTANDPEAVKTQIHVRRTAVLPPDPASAYTAVVGAAHNLEAALAGAGLVGDNLGAALDAARGDASYAQILFLFLGVPGAVLAALLTAALAGSGAIRRRREQALLRVRGLAAGQVTRLAALEAGLVGVGGGVLGLVIAAVVGRVAFGTASFGANGGAALLWFAIAFVVGLLVAAATVLIPAVRDLSMTTINQARQQIGRLRSPQWMRFGLDFILLVVSLLVFRASSNNNYSLVLAPEGVPTISVSYWAFFGPALLWVGGALLLWRLTSVALSRGRGALTSLVRPLTGTLATTTAASMSRQRRPLIRSVVLLALAVSFAVSTATFNATYKQQAEADALLTNGADVTVTESPGVVVGPEAGDRLAATPGVRKVEPIQHRFAYVGSDLQDLYGVRPASIAAATALQDAYFVGGTTQQLMGTLAKQPDAILVSDETVKDFQLAPGDLLRLRLQDSRTKAFREVAFHYAGVVKEFPTAPHDSFFVANADYVAKATGSNAVGAFLLDTGGGGQQAVAAAVRHQLGASAKVTDLTQSRSQIGSSLTSVDLAGLTRFELAFAVLIAAGAGGLVLALGLAERRRAFAIAAVLGAGRRQLRGLVLSEAIVVTIGGLAGGALLAWALTRMLVKVLTGVFDPPPSVIAVPWPYLSVTVAVAVAAILAGALLSAVGSTRPPVEELREL
- a CDS encoding ABC transporter ATP-binding protein, giving the protein MSLVRCVDVARTFGQGDRAVVAVHGCSCEVAASARIAITGSSGSGKSTLLHLLAGLEVPTSGTVSWPEFGTSLAERGRDIAVVFQGPSLLPALDVLENAMMAAVLTGIDEAEAVVRGLAALQAVGISDLSNQLPETLSGGQAQRVAVARALTSRPRLLLADEPTGQLDGVTGRHVMDVLLAAADELGAALVVSTHDPAIAARLAEQWEMRDGRLFVPVRGGAA
- a CDS encoding response regulator transcription factor; this translates as MRARTDLGVAVVIEDDETIGRLLDRALRGNGYRSSWFRTGHSGLAGARSEHAEIVLLDLGLPDVDGVELARRLRSELPDLLLIMLTARGDEIDIVSGLDAGADDYLVKPFSLTVLLARLRAHLRRRPSLEAGLPVTIADLTLDPAARRCSVAGSEVSLRPKEYELLEILVLSSGSALSREDLMARVWDENWFGSTKTLDVTIASLRRRLQVAGDRHGPARLPTLSTLRGHGYRLDPPDDREQ
- a CDS encoding ABC transporter ATP-binding protein, coding for MISTEVLRCDDLYRFFRAGDEETLALRGVSLRVGRGETVAVAGPSGSGKSTLLSCLAGLDEPAGGAVTIGGEQISHRPESRRARIRSRRLGILLQSGNLLAHLNVRDNIRLAQAAAGRPSEQAPEELLDQVGLSGRARAVATELSGGELARAGLAVALSNKPDVLLADEPTGELDGATEQIVLDLIRTRAEFGQGVLVVTHSAVVMRIADRVIRLQDGRIVG